One Phragmites australis chromosome 23, lpPhrAust1.1, whole genome shotgun sequence DNA window includes the following coding sequences:
- the LOC133905887 gene encoding transcription factor HHO6-like, which produces MTVLPPGPPEPATRTPPVSRYKHPNGSTHTAAAPPPFPPSESRQGIGPEAGSSAAAVMARKEDLRALAARAVTDSLKAAVSRSSAAERAARFEECVRSLEAEKAKMEVFRRELPISVHLIADVIEWLKEELAQHRRPAPELFVSASAAPAPAAKRKAPAEGVKAEADANDKRSWMSSAQLWSCGSHDSTSNSNGCSSKKPAHKVSNGFMPLSGLPLLTFARSSEDAEKPAAMPVPDLSLSSPAIDGACPAAPSATSSAVTDAGAQQQQTQRKARRCWSPELHCRFVAALQQLGGAQVATPKQIRELMKVDGLTNDEVKSHLQKYRLHTRRASSDGGDQQGAALWSAPEQQYTTSQHSTSQSGSPQGPLQLTVSSRAVSMTAGDSCDGDEGEEEEDGKSESYSWEMQQRRTRASSS; this is translated from the exons ATGACCGTTCTGCCCCCCGGCCCGCCCGAACCGGCCACGCGAACCCCTCCCGTCTCCCGGTATAAACACCCCAACGGCAGCACGCATACGGCAGCAGCGCCACCACCGTTTCCACCTTCCGAATCGAGGCAAGGGATCGGCCCCGAGGCCGGatcatcggcggcggcggtgatggCGCGGAAGGAGGACCTGCGGGCGCTCGCGGCGCGGGCGGTGACGGACTCGCTGAAAGCGGCCGTGTCCCGGTCgagcgccgcggagagggcggCCCGGTTCGAGGAGTGCGTGCGGAGCCTCGAGGCCGAGAAGGCCAAGATGGAGGTCTTCCGTCGCGAGCTACCCATCAGCGTCCACCTCATCGCCGACG TGATCGAGTGGCTCAAGGAGGAGCTGGCGCAGCACCGGCGGCCGGCGCCGGAGCTGTTCGTGTCGGCGTCGGCGGCCCCTGCGCCGGCGGCGAAGAGGAAGGCGCCGGCGGAGGGAGTCAAGGCGGAGGCGGACGCGAACGACAAGCGGAGCTGGATGAGTTCGGCGCAGCTCTGGAGCTGCGGGAGCCACGACAGCACGAGCAACAGCAATGGCTGCAGCTCCAAGAAACCGGCACACAAG GTGTCCAATGGGTTCATGCCACTGAGCGGCCTGCCATTGCTGACCTTCGCAAGATCGTCTGAGGACGCAGAAAAGCCCGCTGCCATGCCGGTCCCGGACCTGTCCCTTTCATCCCCGGCGATCGATGGTGCCTGCCCGGCTGCTCCGAGCGCCACCAGCAGCGCCGTCACGGACGCCGgggcgcagcagcagcagacgcAGAGGAAGGCGAGGAGGTGCTGGTCGCCCGAGCTGCACTGCCGGTTCGTCGCCGCGCTCCAGCAGCTCGGTGGCGCGCAAG TTGCCACTCCGAAGCAGATCAGAGAGCTGATGAAGGTGGATGGGCTCACAAATGATGAAGTCAAGAGCCACCTGCAG AAATACAGGCTGCACACACGGCGAGCGTCGTCGGACGGCGGCGACCAGCAGGGGGCGGCCCTATGGTCTGCGCCGGAGCAGCAGTACACGACGTCGCAGCACAGCACGTCACAGTCCGGCTCGCCCCAGGGGCCCCTGCAGCTCACCGTGTCCAGCAGGGCGGTGTCGATGACCGCCGGGGACAGCTGCGACGGCgacgagggggaggaggaggaggacggcaaGTCCGAGAGCTACAGCTGGGAGATGCAGCAGCGTAGGACAAGAGCATCGTCGTCATGA
- the LOC133905885 gene encoding uncharacterized protein LOC133905885: MREVVTVQVGGFANFVGAHFWNFQDELLGLADDAGADPVFRAAALDTDVLYRAGETHQGVATYCPRLVSVGARGSLGSLSSSGTLGPSSAAADQLNVVSWSGNVTRSVEKRHERNLFLQSLSEEGQNPSTSNGQNKSQESVEDKDLVESLENGVKFWTDYSKVQYHPQSLYELHGSWTDFDKFDNYGTAREVVSEWSQMEEMNERLRFFVEECDHIQGIQFVVDDSGGFSSVAAQYLESIADDYTNTPVLLYCVRDPVSHVSRRNQHESIIRSLHDAVSFSKLSSFCNLMVPIGLPSLSYFSPLLSIQDEKCFHSSAVCAAAIHSVTVPFRLQHVGPASDLVHSSGNLDIGELVHMISDQGRQNMVTALDLAMPAPSLTDRNDLQNIQRSLHSLTPEIGDEDEDPYAVESLVVHGTLDAGGHRVSISQVDSVCSSFEGRMTKPKFSHLSVSQCPLPIPLPFPSIFGGSIGRHGEILSNHSEGTRPKGSLDVVSVPMAARLRSSNVILPFIERRSASLQRLGAARGALGAQILRDWGFEKEEVEDMREHLVKMLRPFYPEMDLTSDSD; encoded by the exons ATGAGGGAGGTGGTGACGGTGCAGGTCGGCGGCTTCGCGAACTTCGTCGGCGCTCACTTCTGGAACTTCCAG GATGAGCTGCTCGGCCTCGCCGACGACGCCGGCGCCGACCCGGTGTTCAGGGCAGCCGCGCTCGACACGGACGTGCTGTACCGCGCCGGCGAGACGCACCAG GGCGTTGCCACCTACTGCCCCCGCTTGGTATCTGTTGGCGCTCGAG GGTCTCTTGGCTCGTTAAGTTCCTCCGGTACTCTGGGTCCGAGTAGTGCTGCTGCAGATCAGCTCAACGTGGTCTCATG GTCTGGAAATGTGACAAGATCAGTCGAAAAACGTCATGAGCGGAACTTGTTTCTGCAAAGCTTATCTGAAGAAGGGCAGAACCCAAGCACTAGCAATGGTCAGAACAAGTCCCAGGAAAGTGTTGAAGATAAGGACCTGGTCGAAAGCCTAGAGAATGGAGTCAAGTTTTGGACTGATTATTCAAAAGTTCAGTATCATCCTCAGAGCTTGTATGAGTTGCATGGGTCATGGACAGACTTTGACAAGTTTGATAACTATGGGACTGCAAGGGAGGTGGTTTCAGAATGGTCTCAAATGGAAGAGATGAATGAGAGGCTCAGATTCTTTGTTGAAGAATGTGACCATATTCAG GGCATCCAGTTTGTTGTGGATGATTCAGGAGGTTTTTCCAGTGTAGCTGCACAGTATTTGGAGAGCATCGCTGATGATTACACAAATACACCTGTATTGCTGTATTGTGTGAGGGATCCAGTCTCCCATGTATCTCGCAGGAATCAACACGAATCCATTATAAGATCTTTGCATGATGCTGTATCATTTTCAAAACTTTCATCCTTTTGCAATCTGATGGTACCAATAGGGCTGCCTTCTCTAA GTTACTTTTCGCCTTTGCTTTCTATACAAGATGAGAAGTGCTTCCACTCTAGTGCCGTTTGTGCTGCAGCAATACATTCAGTAACTGTTCCATTTAGACTACAACATGTAGGCCCAGCTTCAGACTTGGTACATTCATCTGGCAACCTTGATATTGGTGAGCTTGTGCACATGATATCTGATCAGGGTAGGCAGAACATGGTTACCGCTCTGGATTTAGCGATGCCTGCACCTTCTTTGACAG ATAGAAATGATCTGCAGAACATACAAAGGAGCTTGCACTCTTTGACCCCTGAAatcggtgatgaagatgaagatccttatgctgtTGAATCATTGGTGGTCCATGGAACTCTGGATGCAG GTGGGCATAGGGTTTCCATATCACAAGTGGACTCTGTCTGTTCATCTTTTGAAGGCAGGATGACAAAACCAAAGTTCTCTCATCTCTCAGTATCACAATGCCCCCTCCCAATCCCACTCCCATTCCCATCCATCTTCGGGGGCAGTATAGGCCGGCATGGTGAGATCCTCAGCAACCACTCAGAAGGAACCCGGCCAAAGGGTTCACTCGACGTCGTCTCAGTACCGATGGCGGCACGCCTAAGATCGAGCAACGTCATATTGCCTTTCATAGAGAGGCGATCGGCGAGCCTTCAAAGGCTTGGTGCGGCCAGAGGCGCGCTGGGGGCTCAGATCCTCCGGGACTGGGGCTTTGAGAAGGAGGAGGTCGAAGACATGAGAGAGCATCTGGTGAAGATGCTGCGCCCGTTTTATCCTGAAATGGATCTAACGTCAGATTCCGATTAG